In Polynucleobacter sp. AP-Ainpum-60-G11, one DNA window encodes the following:
- the infC gene encoding translation initiation factor IF-3, producing MATDKSQRINREITAPEVRLIGLDGEPIGVVKLSEALALAEEKETDLVEIAPTAVPPVVRIMDFGKFKYQEAKRLHEAKLKQKVIQVKEVKFRPGTDDGDYGVKLRNLIRFLEDGDKTKITLRFRGREMAHQEIGVRMLERLKADLIEYGQVEQFPKMEGRQMVMVLAPIRKAK from the coding sequence ATCGCTACTGATAAATCGCAGCGCATAAACCGGGAGATTACTGCTCCTGAAGTGCGTCTGATTGGACTGGATGGAGAACCCATCGGTGTAGTTAAGTTGAGTGAAGCCCTGGCTTTAGCAGAAGAGAAAGAGACCGATTTGGTTGAAATTGCTCCGACAGCTGTGCCACCTGTAGTCCGGATCATGGACTTCGGCAAATTCAAGTACCAAGAAGCCAAACGTTTGCATGAAGCTAAGCTCAAGCAAAAAGTGATTCAGGTGAAGGAAGTGAAATTCCGTCCTGGCACAGATGATGGTGACTATGGTGTGAAGCTACGCAATCTAATCCGCTTTTTGGAAGATGGCGATAAGACAAAGATTACGCTGCGGTTTCGGGGTCGTGAAATGGCCCACCAAGAAATCGGAGTCAGAATGTTGGAGCGTTTGAAGGCAGACCTGATTGAATATGGTCAAGTAGAACAGTTTCCAAAGATGGAAGGCCGCCAGATGGTGATGGTATTGGCTCCCATTCGTAAGGCTAAGTAA
- the rpmI gene encoding 50S ribosomal protein L35: MPKMKSKSSAKKRFTVRAGGTIKRGQAFKRHILTKKTTKNKRHLRGSTEVAKADVKSIRSMLPYA, from the coding sequence ATGCCCAAGATGAAGAGCAAGAGTAGCGCTAAAAAGCGCTTCACGGTTCGCGCAGGCGGAACGATCAAACGAGGCCAGGCTTTTAAACGCCACATCCTCACCAAGAAGACCACAAAGAACAAGCGTCACCTCCGTGGTTCCACGGAAGTTGCGAAGGCAGACGTTAAGTCAATTCGCTCCATGCTTCCATACGCTTAA
- the rplT gene encoding 50S ribosomal protein L20, giving the protein MPRVKRGVTARARHKKITDAATGYRGRRKNVFRIAKQAVMRAGQYAYRDRRNKKRVFRALWIARINAAVRQHDMTYSVFMNGMKKAAIELDRKVLSDMAIADKAAFAALVTRIKSVVSAAA; this is encoded by the coding sequence ATGCCAAGAGTCAAACGTGGGGTTACAGCAAGAGCCCGTCATAAGAAAATCACCGATGCCGCAACAGGTTATCGTGGACGTCGTAAAAATGTATTCCGTATTGCTAAGCAAGCAGTTATGCGTGCTGGTCAATATGCGTATCGCGACCGTCGCAATAAGAAACGTGTATTCCGCGCATTGTGGATTGCTCGTATCAACGCGGCAGTTCGTCAGCATGACATGACCTATAGCGTATTCATGAATGGCATGAAGAAAGCTGCGATCGAACTCGACCGCAAAGTGCTTTCCGATATGGCCATTGCTGACAAAGCGGCTTTTGCTGCTTTGGTTACTCGGATCAAATCCGTAGTAAGCGCTGCAGCTTAA
- the pheS gene encoding phenylalanine--tRNA ligase subunit alpha, whose translation MVSLDHIVEDAKRDFLGAADAAALEDAKAKYLGKSGVLTERLKALGGMSPDERKSAGAQINQIKTQVEAALQERRQALADAVLLQRLAAESIDVSLPGRGQAVGSLHPVMRTWERVEEIFRSIGFDVADGPEIETDWFNFTALNSPENHPARSMQDTFYIDGKDSNGKPLLLRTHTSPIQVRYASEHVKKYANADVMPPIKVIAPGRTYRVDSDATHSPMFHQVEGLWIAESVSFADLKGVYTDFLRTFFETNELQVRFRPSYFPFTEPSAEIDMAFGSGKLAGRWLEISGAGQVHPNVLRNMGIDPERYTGFAFGSGLERLTMLRYGVDDLRLFFENDLRFLAQFPA comes from the coding sequence ATGGTTTCTCTCGACCACATTGTCGAGGATGCTAAACGTGATTTCCTCGGAGCTGCCGATGCGGCGGCTTTAGAGGACGCGAAAGCCAAGTATCTCGGTAAATCAGGTGTTCTCACTGAGCGTCTAAAAGCGCTTGGTGGAATGTCGCCTGATGAGCGCAAGAGTGCTGGCGCCCAAATTAATCAAATCAAAACCCAAGTAGAAGCTGCATTACAAGAGCGTCGCCAAGCATTGGCTGATGCCGTATTGCTACAACGTCTTGCGGCGGAATCAATTGACGTCTCTTTGCCTGGCCGTGGCCAAGCAGTAGGTAGCTTGCATCCTGTGATGCGCACCTGGGAGCGTGTTGAAGAGATCTTCCGCTCCATTGGTTTTGATGTTGCAGATGGCCCTGAAATTGAGACTGATTGGTTTAACTTCACCGCCTTAAATAGTCCGGAGAATCATCCTGCACGTTCCATGCAGGACACCTTCTATATCGATGGTAAAGATTCCAATGGAAAGCCTTTGTTATTGCGCACCCATACCAGCCCGATTCAGGTTCGTTATGCGAGTGAGCATGTCAAGAAGTACGCCAATGCTGATGTGATGCCACCAATCAAAGTGATTGCACCGGGTAGAACATATCGTGTTGATAGCGATGCTACCCATTCACCGATGTTTCATCAGGTTGAAGGCTTGTGGATTGCAGAGAGCGTTTCCTTTGCCGATCTCAAGGGTGTGTATACCGATTTCTTGAGAACTTTTTTCGAGACGAATGAGTTACAGGTTCGTTTCCGCCCATCGTATTTCCCATTCACTGAACCTTCAGCTGAAATTGATATGGCCTTTGGTAGCGGTAAGCTAGCTGGCCGTTGGTTAGAGATTTCTGGGGCAGGGCAGGTTCATCCTAATGTATTACGCAATATGGGCATTGATCCAGAGCGCTATACCGGTTTTGCTTTTGGCTCTGGTTTAGAGCGCTTGACGATGTTGCGTTATGGCGTTGATGATTTACGTCTTTTCTTTGAGAACGATCTCCGTTTCTTAGCGCAATTTCCGGCTTAA
- the pheT gene encoding phenylalanine--tRNA ligase subunit beta: MQFSESWLRQYVNPSLDSNALGHAMTMAGLEVEEQHSVAPPFTKIVVAQILSAEQHPDADRLRVCKVDAGTGQELQIVCGAPNARAGIKIPCAMVGAELPPAEVGGKPFMIKVGKLRGVESQGMLCSGRELGLGDDHEGILELPADAPVGEDIRQYLSLDDQIFVIKLTPNKADCLSLMGMAREVSAITGAPLCVPKWTPVDVSMQDKLKVTVESTDLCGRFAGRVIRGVNPKAETPDWIIQRLCNAGQRSISPLVDLSNYVMLEMGQPTHVFDIDKLTGDISVRWAKSGESLELLNGQTVTLQGPDSAGKIQEAGVVADQNGPVALAGIMGGNHCAVTDDTKNIYVEAAYWQPAAIQGRARRFNFSTDAAHRFERGVDPQNTAHCLEYLTALIAEVCGGQVGPIDDQILAIPERKPVSMRLARAMKVIGIPLTVEVVADVFKRLGFVYKQEGDTFVVTPPSYRFDIEIEEDLIEEVARMYGFENIPDVPPVSSLKMSAKAEAKRGVHLLRQRLALQGYQEAVNFGFTDLESEQRLASATDKDLIAVLNPIASQYGVMRSNLWGGLLGNLKSNLNRGAGRVRLFETGRVFRRDSNAQEEAGKVVGFHQPQQVGGLAYGSFVPEQWASADRTVDFFDVKGDLERVLDPLHFTTEAAVHPALHPGRSAQIQLLTPSGKKNIGWIGELHPGLQQAYELPQAPVLFELDLEAIRDLGIPQPEELSKFPAVQRDLAVVVKQAVSAQDLLDAMKATKQNFVKAIELFDEFKPKAGSSSMADDEKSLAFRVTLLNPQETLQDAQIEPVMAALLAALEKKCAARLR, encoded by the coding sequence ATGCAATTTTCTGAATCTTGGTTACGCCAATATGTAAATCCTTCGCTCGATAGCAATGCATTAGGTCATGCAATGACTATGGCTGGGCTTGAGGTGGAGGAGCAGCATTCAGTAGCGCCTCCATTTACCAAGATTGTGGTTGCACAAATTCTTTCTGCTGAGCAGCATCCTGATGCAGACCGCTTGCGCGTTTGCAAGGTCGACGCAGGAACTGGCCAAGAGTTACAAATTGTTTGCGGTGCGCCGAATGCGCGTGCAGGTATCAAGATCCCTTGCGCCATGGTTGGCGCTGAATTGCCACCAGCAGAAGTGGGTGGCAAACCATTCATGATCAAAGTGGGTAAGTTACGTGGTGTCGAAAGCCAGGGGATGTTGTGCTCTGGTCGCGAGCTTGGTCTTGGTGATGATCACGAAGGTATTTTGGAGTTACCTGCAGATGCTCCAGTTGGCGAAGATATTCGTCAGTATTTAAGTCTGGATGATCAGATCTTTGTGATTAAGTTGACTCCTAATAAAGCGGATTGTTTGTCTCTAATGGGGATGGCGCGTGAAGTGTCAGCCATTACTGGTGCTCCATTGTGTGTACCCAAGTGGACCCCTGTTGATGTTTCTATGCAAGACAAGCTCAAAGTTACGGTTGAAAGCACTGATCTTTGCGGTCGTTTTGCTGGTCGCGTGATTCGTGGCGTCAATCCAAAAGCTGAAACACCAGATTGGATCATTCAACGACTTTGCAATGCGGGTCAAAGAAGCATTTCTCCTTTAGTGGATTTATCTAACTACGTCATGTTAGAAATGGGCCAGCCAACCCACGTATTTGACATTGATAAATTGACTGGCGACATCTCTGTTCGTTGGGCAAAGTCTGGCGAAAGTCTCGAGCTATTAAATGGCCAGACAGTCACTTTGCAAGGCCCGGATTCTGCTGGCAAGATTCAAGAGGCTGGCGTAGTTGCCGATCAAAATGGTCCCGTAGCATTAGCTGGCATCATGGGTGGCAATCATTGTGCAGTCACCGATGACACTAAAAATATTTATGTTGAAGCGGCCTATTGGCAGCCTGCGGCGATTCAAGGTCGTGCCCGTCGCTTTAATTTCAGTACGGATGCGGCACATCGTTTTGAGCGTGGCGTCGATCCACAAAATACGGCTCATTGCTTAGAGTACTTAACCGCCTTGATCGCTGAGGTGTGTGGTGGTCAAGTTGGCCCAATTGATGATCAGATATTAGCCATTCCTGAGCGTAAACCGGTGAGCATGCGTTTGGCTCGTGCCATGAAGGTTATTGGTATCCCCCTGACTGTTGAAGTTGTGGCAGATGTGTTCAAGCGCTTAGGTTTTGTATACAAACAAGAGGGCGATACATTTGTCGTTACGCCTCCAAGCTATCGCTTTGATATTGAAATTGAAGAAGATCTTATTGAAGAAGTCGCACGTATGTACGGCTTTGAAAATATTCCGGATGTGCCGCCTGTCTCTTCTTTGAAGATGAGTGCTAAAGCTGAAGCAAAACGCGGCGTTCATTTATTGCGCCAACGTTTGGCTCTGCAGGGTTATCAAGAGGCGGTCAACTTTGGTTTTACTGATTTAGAGAGCGAGCAACGTTTAGCTTCTGCTACAGATAAAGATCTCATTGCCGTGCTTAATCCGATTGCCAGTCAGTATGGCGTGATGCGGAGCAATCTCTGGGGTGGTTTACTGGGTAATCTCAAGTCCAATCTGAATCGCGGTGCTGGCCGTGTACGTTTATTTGAAACGGGTCGCGTCTTTAGGCGAGATTCCAATGCGCAAGAAGAGGCCGGCAAGGTGGTGGGCTTTCATCAGCCGCAGCAAGTTGGAGGTTTAGCTTACGGTTCATTTGTCCCCGAGCAGTGGGCAAGCGCTGATCGTACAGTTGATTTCTTCGACGTGAAGGGTGATTTAGAGCGTGTGCTCGATCCATTGCATTTCACGACTGAGGCTGCAGTCCATCCCGCCTTACATCCTGGCCGTAGCGCACAAATTCAATTACTTACCCCATCAGGTAAGAAAAATATTGGCTGGATTGGTGAGTTGCATCCTGGCTTACAACAAGCTTATGAGCTACCTCAAGCGCCAGTACTATTTGAATTGGATTTAGAGGCGATTCGCGATCTGGGTATTCCGCAGCCGGAAGAGCTCAGCAAGTTTCCTGCAGTGCAGCGTGACTTGGCGGTTGTAGTGAAGCAGGCCGTCTCTGCACAAGATTTGTTGGATGCTATGAAGGCAACTAAGCAGAACTTTGTTAAAGCGATTGAGCTATTTGATGAGTTCAAGCCTAAAGCCGGATCAAGTAGCATGGCTGATGATGAAAAGAGTTTAGCCTTCCGTGTAACTTTGTTAAATCCTCAGGAAACCTTGCAGGATGCACAAATTGAGCCAGTGATGGCAGCCTTATTAGCAGCCCTTGAGAAAAAATGTGCAGCTCGTCTGCGCTAG
- a CDS encoding integration host factor subunit alpha, translated as MNELVSNDTVTKNELSEALFDQVGLNKREAKDMIDAFFDRIGQSLETGVEVKISGFGNFQLRNKSARPGRNPKTGQMIPIAARRVVTFHASQKLKDVVESHARENSI; from the coding sequence ATGAATGAATTAGTTAGCAACGATACCGTTACCAAGAATGAGCTCTCGGAAGCCCTCTTTGATCAAGTTGGCCTGAATAAGCGTGAAGCTAAAGACATGATCGATGCTTTCTTTGATCGCATCGGACAGTCGCTAGAGACTGGTGTTGAGGTCAAGATTTCTGGGTTTGGTAATTTCCAGTTGCGCAATAAATCTGCACGACCAGGTCGCAACCCTAAGACCGGTCAAATGATTCCGATTGCAGCTCGTCGCGTTGTAACTTTTCATGCAAGTCAAAAGCTCAAGGACGTAGTTGAGTCACATGCTCGAGAAAACAGCATTTGA
- a CDS encoding MerR family transcriptional regulator, with translation MLEKTAFDAGSVLLSSQLPPIPAKRYFTIGEVSDLCGVRSHVLRYWEQEFTQLSPQKRRGNRRYYQHHEVVLIRKIRALLYEEGFTISGARNRLEEARGELRLRDELQAVLQILSK, from the coding sequence ATGCTCGAGAAAACAGCATTTGATGCTGGGTCGGTGCTGCTGAGCTCGCAGCTCCCCCCAATCCCCGCTAAGCGTTATTTCACCATTGGTGAGGTCTCTGACCTCTGCGGTGTCCGCTCTCACGTGCTCCGTTATTGGGAGCAAGAATTTACCCAGTTAAGCCCTCAAAAGCGCCGGGGCAATCGTCGCTACTACCAACATCATGAGGTTGTTCTAATCCGTAAGATTAGGGCGCTTTTATATGAAGAAGGCTTCACCATCAGTGGAGCTAGAAATCGCCTAGAAGAAGCTCGTGGTGAGCTTCGCTTGCGCGATGAGTTGCAGGCTGTTTTGCAAATTCTCTCCAAATAG
- a CDS encoding PaaI family thioesterase: MTSSSNDITYFGLTIPFLAHLGVVPEYAEGGKSRISLVIKPEFENSFHIAHGGVVMTLLDFAMGAAARSTIDQPLGAMTIDMSVSFLRPSVGKIVVEGSVLKSGKTINYCEAVVLNEAGEVTAKSSGTFMLRR, from the coding sequence ATGACATCCAGCTCAAACGACATTACTTATTTTGGTCTAACCATTCCATTTTTAGCTCACTTAGGTGTGGTGCCTGAGTATGCTGAAGGCGGAAAATCTCGCATTAGTTTGGTCATCAAGCCAGAGTTTGAAAACAGTTTCCATATTGCTCATGGCGGTGTTGTGATGACGCTCTTGGATTTTGCGATGGGCGCAGCCGCTCGCAGCACTATAGATCAGCCCCTTGGCGCCATGACAATTGATATGAGCGTGAGTTTTCTGCGTCCGAGCGTGGGCAAGATCGTAGTGGAGGGCAGCGTTTTGAAGTCTGGGAAAACAATTAATTACTGCGAGGCTGTGGTTTTGAATGAGGCGGGTGAGGTTACGGCTAAATCCAGCGGTACATTCATGCTACGGAGATAA
- a CDS encoding H-NS family nucleoid-associated regulatory protein, whose translation MSSYKELLAQRELLDKQIKEAVLREKADGIAKAKLIIEQYDLTASDLFSRKAGARSTSGKVAPKYRNPATGDTWTGRGKAPKWIEGRDRSNFLI comes from the coding sequence ATGTCTTCTTATAAAGAGCTTTTAGCCCAACGCGAGTTGTTGGATAAACAGATTAAAGAAGCGGTTCTACGTGAAAAGGCTGATGGTATTGCTAAGGCCAAACTCATTATTGAACAGTACGATCTAACAGCATCAGACCTATTTAGTCGTAAGGCTGGTGCGCGAAGCACTAGTGGCAAGGTTGCCCCTAAGTACCGTAACCCAGCTACTGGCGATACTTGGACAGGTCGCGGTAAGGCTCCAAAATGGATTGAGGGTAGAGATCGTAGTAACTTCTTGATATAA
- a CDS encoding excisionase family DNA-binding protein: MKAITPDLEYLSTRQSAKVLKVSLGTVQKMVELGELIAWKTRGGHRRILASSLDQQLARRKRAMRQKSTQNCIAMGIFRRVENSHELIESIQYWQLKVDMEVSVDSLEGLMKAVSITPDLIFLDALIPPVEQVHLIHYLSKNKDTQRIPILVDEGFIRLHPGVMGLADENTVGVRSRYPEALQEELENGLIDQNPLIIGYPATNPELETVLGDKNRHELLEPIFIQALNRKCA, translated from the coding sequence ATGAAAGCTATTACCCCAGATTTGGAATATCTAAGTACTCGTCAAAGCGCCAAAGTATTAAAGGTGTCGCTAGGCACAGTCCAGAAAATGGTTGAATTAGGCGAATTAATCGCCTGGAAAACTCGCGGGGGCCATCGTCGCATCCTGGCTAGCTCACTTGATCAACAGCTCGCCCGCCGCAAAAGGGCTATGCGCCAAAAAAGCACCCAAAACTGTATTGCCATGGGGATATTCAGGAGAGTTGAAAATAGCCATGAATTAATTGAATCTATTCAATACTGGCAATTAAAAGTAGATATGGAGGTATCTGTAGACAGTCTTGAGGGCCTCATGAAGGCTGTTTCTATTACCCCAGACTTAATATTCCTAGATGCACTGATCCCTCCAGTTGAGCAGGTACACTTAATACATTATCTTAGTAAAAACAAGGACACACAGCGTATTCCTATATTAGTAGATGAAGGATTTATACGCCTTCACCCTGGGGTTATGGGTCTAGCAGATGAAAATACAGTGGGGGTGAGATCGCGATACCCTGAGGCACTGCAGGAAGAGCTTGAAAACGGCTTAATTGATCAAAATCCACTCATTATTGGCTATCCAGCAACCAATCCAGAGCTAGAAACAGTCTTAGGAGACAAAAATCGACACGAACTCTTAGAGCCTATATTTATTCAGGCACTCAATAGAAAGTGCGCGTAG
- a CDS encoding 2-oxoglutarate dehydrogenase E1 component, whose protein sequence is MMQDQRDNSYLFGGNAPYVEELYESYLHDPASVADHWRDYFDNVKQIPAVDGSSRTDIAHGPIVASFAERAKQGPIRTVSADSADSAMGRKRVAVQQLIAAYRNVGNRWADIDPLKRTERPDIPELDPAFYGFGDGDMDIVFNTSNTFFGKNEMTLRDLLQALRQTYCGTLGAEYMFIADQKIKKWWQEKLESIRSTPHFNVDQKRQILDRVTAAEGLERYLQAKYVGQKRFSLEGGESFIACMDELIREAGAKGVQEIVIGMAHRGRLNVLVNTLGKMPTDLFAEFEHKGPETLPAGDVKYHQGFSSDISTPAGPVHLSLAFNPSHLEIVNPVVEGSARARMERRGDLLGEQVMPVLVHGDAAIAGQGVMQETLAMAEVRGYSTGGTIHIVINNQIGFTTSDPRDLRSSLYCTDIMKVIDAPVLHVNGDDPEAVVLATKLAVEFRSQFHKDVAIDIVCFRKLGHNEQDTPAMTQPLMYKIIAAHPGTRKYYADKLEAQGVLPAGTGDLMVKEYRAAMDAGKQTSDPVLSNFKGKFAVDWSPFLNKKWTDEADTAIPLTEWKRLAEKISTIPEDFKAHPLVAKVYNDRAAMGRGEANIDWGMGEHMAFASLVASGYPVRLSGEDSGRGTFTHRHAVLHNQNREKWDTGTYIALQHVAKDQAPFLVIDSILSEEAVLGFEYGYAAAEPNTLTIWEAQFGDFANGAQVVIDQFIASGEVKWGRANGLVMMLPHGYEGQGPEHSSARLERFMQLCADTNMQVIQPTTAAQIFHVLRRQMIRQFRKPLILMTPKSLLRNKEAASPLTEFTKGGFQTILPERDDSIDGKKVTRLVMCSGKVYYDLAKARTEKKLEDVAIIRLEQLYPFPHKALTAELKKYPNLEEVVWCQDEPQNQGAWFFVQHNILENMSEGMKLAYAGRPASASPACGYAHLHQEQQKSLLTAAFAKLKGYVITK, encoded by the coding sequence ATGATGCAGGATCAAAGAGATAATTCCTATCTCTTCGGTGGAAACGCCCCCTACGTAGAGGAACTCTACGAATCCTATTTGCACGATCCAGCTTCTGTAGCTGATCACTGGCGAGATTATTTTGATAATGTGAAGCAAATTCCTGCGGTCGACGGTTCGTCCAGAACTGATATTGCCCATGGACCCATTGTTGCTTCCTTTGCTGAGCGCGCTAAGCAAGGCCCTATTCGCACAGTCTCTGCTGATTCAGCGGACTCTGCCATGGGTCGCAAGCGTGTAGCTGTTCAGCAGTTGATCGCGGCATATCGTAACGTCGGCAATCGCTGGGCAGATATCGACCCCTTGAAGCGCACTGAGCGCCCCGATATTCCAGAATTAGATCCAGCTTTCTATGGCTTTGGTGATGGCGATATGGATATCGTCTTCAACACCAGCAATACCTTCTTCGGCAAGAACGAAATGACTTTGCGTGATTTATTGCAAGCATTGCGTCAAACCTACTGCGGCACTTTAGGCGCTGAGTACATGTTTATTGCTGACCAAAAGATTAAAAAGTGGTGGCAAGAGAAGTTAGAGTCCATTCGCTCAACCCCGCATTTCAATGTAGATCAAAAGCGCCAGATCCTAGACCGCGTCACTGCGGCGGAAGGTTTGGAGCGTTACCTTCAAGCCAAGTATGTTGGCCAAAAACGCTTTTCTCTTGAGGGTGGTGAAAGTTTCATTGCCTGTATGGATGAGTTGATCCGTGAGGCAGGCGCTAAGGGTGTTCAAGAAATCGTAATTGGTATGGCCCACCGCGGTCGTTTGAACGTACTGGTAAACACCTTGGGCAAGATGCCTACAGATTTATTTGCTGAGTTTGAGCACAAAGGTCCAGAGACATTGCCTGCAGGTGATGTGAAGTATCACCAAGGTTTCTCAAGCGATATTTCTACTCCAGCTGGCCCAGTGCATTTGTCGTTAGCATTTAATCCATCCCATTTAGAGATCGTGAACCCAGTGGTTGAGGGTTCAGCCCGTGCTCGTATGGAGCGCCGTGGTGATTTACTGGGTGAGCAAGTAATGCCAGTGTTGGTTCACGGTGATGCTGCGATCGCAGGTCAGGGCGTAATGCAAGAGACTTTGGCGATGGCAGAAGTTCGCGGCTATTCCACTGGTGGCACGATTCACATTGTGATTAACAACCAAATTGGTTTCACCACATCAGATCCACGCGACTTGCGTTCAAGCTTGTATTGCACCGACATCATGAAAGTGATTGATGCGCCGGTATTGCATGTGAATGGCGATGATCCTGAGGCGGTGGTGTTGGCAACGAAGTTGGCGGTTGAGTTCCGCAGCCAGTTCCACAAAGATGTAGCGATTGATATTGTTTGTTTCAGAAAACTAGGCCATAACGAGCAAGATACTCCGGCGATGACGCAGCCGTTGATGTACAAAATTATTGCCGCTCACCCTGGTACACGCAAGTACTACGCTGATAAGTTAGAAGCTCAAGGTGTATTGCCTGCCGGCACTGGTGATTTGATGGTGAAAGAGTACCGCGCCGCAATGGATGCCGGTAAGCAAACTTCAGATCCTGTATTGAGTAATTTCAAAGGCAAGTTCGCAGTAGATTGGTCACCATTCTTAAATAAGAAATGGACTGACGAAGCGGATACCGCTATTCCATTAACTGAGTGGAAGCGTTTGGCCGAGAAGATTTCTACTATTCCCGAAGACTTCAAAGCGCATCCATTAGTGGCTAAGGTTTATAACGACCGTGCCGCGATGGGTCGTGGTGAAGCGAATATTGACTGGGGTATGGGTGAGCATATGGCTTTCGCATCCTTAGTTGCAAGTGGATATCCGGTGCGTTTGTCTGGCGAGGATAGTGGTCGCGGTACCTTTACCCATCGCCATGCCGTTCTTCATAACCAGAACCGCGAGAAATGGGATACCGGTACTTACATTGCGCTTCAGCATGTGGCCAAAGATCAAGCCCCATTCTTGGTGATTGACTCGATCTTGTCAGAAGAGGCTGTCCTTGGTTTTGAGTATGGCTATGCGGCAGCAGAACCCAATACTTTGACTATTTGGGAAGCTCAGTTTGGTGATTTTGCTAACGGCGCTCAGGTAGTGATTGACCAATTTATTGCTTCAGGCGAAGTCAAGTGGGGTCGTGCAAACGGCCTGGTCATGATGTTGCCTCATGGTTATGAAGGTCAAGGGCCAGAGCATTCATCTGCCCGCTTAGAGCGCTTCATGCAGTTATGTGCTGATACCAATATGCAGGTAATTCAGCCAACGACTGCAGCGCAAATCTTCCACGTATTGCGTCGTCAGATGATTCGTCAGTTCCGCAAGCCGCTGATCTTGATGACACCAAAATCTTTGCTACGAAACAAAGAAGCTGCTTCTCCGTTAACCGAGTTCACGAAGGGTGGTTTCCAAACCATTCTGCCGGAGCGCGATGACAGTATTGACGGTAAGAAGGTAACTCGCCTAGTCATGTGTTCCGGTAAGGTGTATTACGACCTTGCTAAAGCGCGTACCGAGAAAAAACTTGAAGATGTGGCGATTATTCGCTTGGAACAGCTTTATCCGTTCCCACACAAGGCATTGACTGCTGAGTTGAAGAAGTATCCAAACCTAGAAGAGGTCGTGTGGTGTCAAGACGAGCCACAAAACCAAGGTGCCTGGTTCTTTGTTCAGCACAATATTTTGGAGAACATGTCTGAAGGCATGAAGTTGGCATATGCAGGTCGTCCAGCATCAGCTTCACCAGCCTGTGGATATGCCCATCTCCATCAAGAACAACAGAAGTCACTTCTTACTGCAGCATTCGCAAAATTAAAGGGTTATGTCATTACGAAGTAA